A genome region from Pseudomonas pergaminensis includes the following:
- a CDS encoding response regulator transcription factor — MTTASLAPTLQQLEAWHHALGQALIHVDEASFLEHLATALCTLTPIESMMISLERQGLPPHLLYQQGIPRAYQDEIIHRYFSRGYLLDPFCLAVDKGLAEGFYPLAEIAPDDFFNSEYYKTYYLRSGGAQESYYIVDLCPQSKISLCMFQGLSAGQFTGQQLAVQKATQAMVRELLRRFGTTGGLAKVISDDAFTQTQAHQQIEAAFMGFGSGVLTVREREIAHLILRGHSVKSTAQVLGISPETVRMHRKNLYTKLVISSQAELFALFIEWLTRSGAMARA, encoded by the coding sequence ATGACGACCGCCAGCCTTGCCCCCACCCTGCAGCAACTGGAAGCCTGGCACCACGCCCTGGGCCAGGCGCTTATTCATGTGGACGAGGCGTCGTTCCTCGAACACCTGGCCACAGCCCTCTGCACCCTCACCCCCATCGAATCGATGATGATCAGCCTGGAACGCCAGGGCCTGCCTCCGCACCTGCTGTACCAACAGGGCATTCCCCGGGCCTACCAGGATGAAATCATCCACCGCTACTTTTCCCGTGGCTACTTGCTCGACCCCTTCTGCCTCGCGGTGGACAAGGGCCTTGCCGAAGGTTTCTACCCCCTGGCCGAGATTGCCCCGGACGACTTCTTCAACAGCGAGTACTACAAGACCTACTACTTGCGCAGCGGCGGTGCCCAAGAGAGCTACTACATTGTCGACCTCTGCCCCCAGAGCAAGATTTCGCTGTGCATGTTCCAGGGCCTGAGCGCCGGCCAGTTCACCGGGCAACAGTTGGCCGTGCAGAAGGCCACCCAGGCCATGGTCCGCGAATTGCTGCGGCGTTTCGGTACCACGGGCGGCCTGGCCAAGGTAATCAGCGACGACGCCTTCACCCAGACCCAGGCGCATCAGCAGATAGAAGCGGCGTTCATGGGGTTCGGCAGCGGCGTGCTCACGGTGCGTGAGCGGGAAATCGCGCACTTGATCCTGCGCGGGCATTCGGTGAAATCCACCGCCCAGGTCCTGGGTATTTCACCGGAAACCGTGCGCATGCACCGCAAGAACCTGTACACCAAACTGGTGATCAGTTCCCAGGCCGAGCTGTTTGCGCTGTTTATCGAATGGCTGACCCGCAGCGGCGCCATGGCCCGCGCCTGA
- a CDS encoding peptidylprolyl isomerase, with translation MAKATARHILVSTEDKCNELKAQIEGGADFAEVAKANSSCPSSRQGGDLGSFGPGQMVKEFDTVVFSAPVNTVQGPVKTQFGYHLLEVTSRQN, from the coding sequence ATGGCCAAAGCCACCGCCCGTCACATCCTCGTTTCCACTGAAGACAAGTGCAACGAACTCAAGGCCCAAATCGAAGGCGGCGCCGATTTCGCAGAAGTCGCCAAAGCCAACTCCAGCTGCCCATCCAGCCGCCAAGGCGGTGACCTGGGTTCGTTCGGTCCAGGCCAGATGGTCAAGGAATTCGACACCGTCGTGTTCAGCGCCCCGGTCAACACCGTGCAAGGCCCGGTGAAAACCCAGTTCGGCTACCACCTGCTGGAAGTCACCAGCCGCCAGAACTGA
- a CDS encoding extracellular solute-binding protein, which produces MRLAFSYMLSSTLALLLASSAVIAAPQPYLTVYGEPAKYPAGFTHFDYANPDAPKGGSLRRSAIEIGRFDHVLPYIDKGIGVSQVDGWLYAPLAQRSLDEPYTVYGLVAEKMERADDGLSLRFYLNPKARFADGKPITAEDVRYSFDLLMTQGSLRFRTLFADVKHVEVEGERQVRFDFSSNENRTLPLDIATLPVFPEHWWKTRDFANGGGYEAPLGSGPYTVSKIDSGSTITFTRDPNWWGKDLPVSRGLYNFDHLSLEYFGDTEVARQVLRGGAYDFNREFSATGYSIGYNGPALDDGRLQRAHLAKEMPQPAQGYVFNVQKPMFKDRRVRQALAMLWDFEWANRQMMRNMYIRQQSFFSNSPLAASQPPTPEELAILEPLRGQVPDEVFTQVFKAPVTDGSGMIRDKQLQALALLEEAGWKPDGDKLVNAEGEPLEFTFLNAQSGLERLLLPYKRNLAQIGITLNIRRIDSSQYVNRVMARDYDMIVTGFPVTTSPGMELYNYFGSAAAFDPGANNYMVLKDPAVDSLIKGLVKADTQAQMLTYAHALDRVLQWNYLWIPNYYPPGTSAAWWNRFGRPAIEAKNDEALETWWEISPTPLTNEQMNAELKKRGGAR; this is translated from the coding sequence ATGCGATTGGCTTTTTCCTACATGCTGAGCTCGACCCTGGCCCTGCTGCTGGCCAGTTCCGCCGTGATCGCGGCGCCCCAACCCTACCTGACGGTGTACGGCGAACCGGCCAAGTACCCCGCCGGCTTTACCCATTTCGACTACGCCAACCCCGACGCCCCCAAGGGCGGTAGCCTGCGCCGCTCGGCCATCGAGATCGGGCGCTTCGACCATGTGCTGCCGTATATCGACAAAGGCATCGGTGTGTCCCAGGTCGACGGTTGGCTCTACGCCCCTCTGGCCCAGCGTTCCCTCGACGAGCCCTACACGGTCTACGGCCTGGTCGCCGAGAAAATGGAGCGCGCCGACGATGGCTTGTCGCTGCGTTTTTACCTCAACCCCAAGGCACGCTTCGCCGACGGCAAGCCGATCACCGCCGAAGACGTGCGCTACAGCTTCGACCTGCTGATGACCCAGGGCAGCCTGCGCTTTCGTACCCTGTTCGCCGACGTCAAGCACGTCGAAGTCGAGGGCGAGCGCCAGGTGCGCTTCGACTTCTCCAGCAACGAAAACCGAACCCTGCCTCTGGATATCGCGACCCTGCCGGTGTTCCCGGAGCACTGGTGGAAAACCCGCGACTTCGCCAACGGCGGCGGCTATGAGGCCCCGCTGGGCAGCGGCCCGTATACCGTCAGCAAGATCGACTCCGGCAGCACCATCACCTTTACCCGCGACCCGAATTGGTGGGGCAAGGACTTGCCCGTCAGCCGTGGCCTGTACAACTTCGATCACCTGAGCCTGGAGTATTTCGGCGACACCGAAGTGGCCCGCCAGGTATTGCGAGGCGGCGCCTACGATTTCAACCGCGAATTTTCCGCCACCGGTTATTCCATCGGCTACAACGGCCCGGCCCTGGATGACGGTCGCCTGCAACGCGCACACCTGGCCAAGGAGATGCCGCAACCGGCCCAGGGCTATGTGTTCAACGTGCAAAAACCGATGTTCAAGGACCGCCGCGTGCGCCAGGCCCTGGCGATGCTGTGGGACTTCGAATGGGCCAACCGGCAGATGATGCGCAACATGTACATCCGCCAGCAGAGCTTCTTCTCCAACAGCCCGCTGGCGGCCAGCCAGCCGCCGACCCCAGAAGAACTGGCGATTCTTGAACCCTTGCGCGGCCAGGTGCCGGACGAGGTGTTCACCCAGGTATTCAAAGCGCCGGTCACCGACGGCAGCGGCATGATCCGCGACAAGCAATTGCAGGCCCTGGCCTTGCTGGAGGAAGCCGGCTGGAAACCGGACGGCGACAAACTGGTGAACGCCGAGGGCGAGCCGCTGGAATTTACCTTCCTCAACGCCCAAAGCGGCCTGGAACGCCTGTTGCTGCCGTACAAACGCAACCTGGCGCAGATCGGCATCACCCTGAATATCCGCCGCATTGACTCCTCCCAGTATGTGAACCGGGTGATGGCACGGGACTACGACATGATCGTCACCGGCTTTCCGGTCACCACATCGCCGGGCATGGAGCTGTACAACTATTTCGGCTCGGCCGCCGCTTTTGACCCCGGTGCCAACAACTACATGGTGCTCAAGGACCCGGCCGTCGACAGCCTGATCAAGGGCCTGGTCAAGGCCGATACCCAAGCGCAGATGCTCACCTACGCCCACGCGCTGGACCGCGTGCTGCAATGGAACTACCTGTGGATCCCCAACTACTACCCGCCCGGCACGTCCGCCGCGTGGTGGAACCGCTTCGGCCGCCCGGCCATCGAGGCGAAAAACGACGAAGCCCTGGAAACCTGGTGGGAAATCAGCCCCACGCCACTGACCAACGAGCAAATGAACGCTGAACTGAAAAAACGCGGAGGTGCGCGCTGA
- a CDS encoding microcin C ABC transporter permease YejB, whose protein sequence is MFAYIVRRLLLIIPTLVIILLVNFVIVQAAPGGPVEQAIAHLQGIGGGGVGGSSGEGISGGSRASRGLDPKLIADIEKQYGFDKPAPERLWLMLKSYAQLDFGNSFFRGKTVIDLILEKMPVTISLGLWATLITYLVSIPLGIRKAVRHGSSFDVWSSTAIVIGYAMPAFLFAMFLIVVFAGGTSLNWFPVRGLVSENFDELSTVGKIADYFWHLVLPVTSLVIGGFATLTILTKNSFLNEITRQYVVTARAKGLSERRVLYGHVFRNAMLLVISGIPQAFIAVFFAGSLLIEVIFSLDGLGRMSYEAAVSRDYPVVFGSLFIFTLFGLLIKLIGDLCYTLVDPRIDFAARNA, encoded by the coding sequence ATGTTCGCCTATATCGTGCGGCGCCTGCTGCTGATCATCCCGACGCTGGTGATCATCCTGCTGGTGAATTTCGTGATCGTGCAGGCCGCCCCTGGCGGCCCGGTGGAACAGGCCATCGCCCACCTGCAAGGGATCGGCGGCGGCGGTGTCGGCGGCTCGTCCGGCGAAGGCATCAGCGGCGGCTCTCGCGCCAGCCGTGGCCTGGACCCGAAGCTGATCGCCGACATCGAGAAACAGTACGGCTTCGACAAACCCGCGCCGGAACGCCTGTGGCTGATGCTCAAGAGCTATGCCCAACTGGACTTCGGCAACAGTTTCTTTCGCGGCAAGACCGTGATCGACCTGATCCTGGAAAAAATGCCGGTGACCATTTCCCTCGGCCTGTGGGCCACGCTGATCACCTACCTGGTGTCGATCCCCCTGGGGATTCGCAAGGCCGTGCGCCACGGCAGCAGCTTTGACGTGTGGAGCAGCACCGCGATTGTCATCGGCTATGCCATGCCGGCGTTCCTGTTCGCGATGTTCCTGATCGTGGTGTTTGCCGGTGGCACTTCGCTGAACTGGTTCCCGGTGCGCGGCCTGGTGTCGGAGAACTTCGATGAGCTGAGCACTGTGGGCAAGATCGCCGACTATTTCTGGCACCTGGTCCTGCCCGTGACCTCGTTGGTGATCGGCGGGTTCGCCACGCTGACCATCCTCACCAAAAACTCATTCCTCAATGAAATCACGCGCCAGTACGTGGTGACCGCGCGCGCCAAGGGCTTGAGCGAGCGGCGCGTGCTCTACGGGCATGTGTTCCGCAACGCGATGTTGCTGGTGATCTCCGGCATTCCCCAGGCGTTTATCGCGGTGTTCTTTGCCGGTTCCCTGCTGATCGAAGTGATCTTCTCCCTCGATGGCCTGGGGCGCATGAGCTACGAAGCTGCGGTGTCCCGCGATTACCCGGTGGTGTTCGGTTCGTTGTTCATTTTCACGCTGTTCGGCCTCTTGATAAAACTCATCGGTGACCTCTGCTACACCCTGGTGGACCCGCGTATCGACTTCGCCGCGAGGAACGCCTGA
- a CDS encoding ABC transporter permease: protein MLNLSPVARRRFERFKKNRRGWWSLWLFIGLFILTLGGELIANDKPLVLSFKNELYFPVFKRYTEQQFGGQLPFQADYRSDYVQKLIKQDGGWMLFPPIPFSDDTPNYELTRPAPSPPSAVNWLGTDDQSRDVLARVIFGARVSILFALALTAISAAIGIAAGALQGYYGGWVDLIGQRVLEVWSGLPVLYLLIILSGFVEPNFWWLLGIMALFSWLALVDVVRAEFLRGRNLEYVKAARALGLGDGKIIRRHILPNAMTATLSYLPFILTGAISTLSALDFLGFGMPAGSASLGELIAQGKQNLQAPWLGLTAFFTLALILSLLVFIGEALRDAFDPRS from the coding sequence ATGCTTAACCTGTCTCCCGTGGCACGCCGGCGTTTCGAACGGTTCAAGAAAAACCGGCGTGGCTGGTGGTCGCTGTGGCTGTTTATCGGCCTGTTTATCCTGACCCTCGGCGGTGAGTTGATCGCCAATGACAAGCCCCTGGTGCTGAGTTTCAAGAACGAGCTGTATTTCCCGGTGTTCAAGCGGTACACCGAGCAACAGTTTGGCGGCCAGTTACCCTTCCAGGCCGACTACCGCAGTGACTACGTGCAAAAGCTGATCAAGCAGGACGGCGGCTGGATGCTGTTTCCGCCGATCCCGTTTAGCGACGACACGCCCAACTACGAACTGACCCGCCCTGCCCCCAGCCCGCCCTCGGCGGTGAACTGGCTGGGCACCGATGACCAGTCGCGGGATGTGTTGGCGCGGGTGATCTTTGGTGCGCGAGTGTCGATCCTGTTTGCCCTGGCGCTCACCGCGATCAGCGCCGCCATCGGGATTGCGGCCGGCGCATTGCAGGGCTATTACGGCGGCTGGGTGGATTTGATTGGCCAGCGCGTGCTGGAGGTGTGGTCCGGGCTGCCGGTGCTGTACCTGCTGATCATCCTGTCGGGTTTTGTCGAACCGAATTTCTGGTGGCTGCTGGGGATCATGGCGCTGTTTTCCTGGCTGGCCCTGGTGGACGTGGTGCGCGCCGAGTTCCTGCGCGGGCGCAACCTGGAATACGTCAAGGCTGCACGGGCCCTGGGCCTGGGCGACGGCAAGATCATTCGCCGGCATATTCTGCCCAACGCCATGACGGCCACCTTGAGCTACCTGCCGTTTATCCTGACCGGGGCGATTTCTACCCTGAGCGCCCTGGATTTCCTCGGCTTCGGCATGCCCGCCGGCAGCGCGTCCCTGGGTGAGCTGATCGCCCAGGGCAAGCAGAACCTGCAAGCGCCCTGGCTGGGCCTGACGGCGTTCTTCACACTGGCGCTGATCCTGTCGCTGTTGGTGTTTATCGGCGAGGCATTGCGTGATGCCTTCGACCCACGCTCATGA